GGTGCGGACGGCGGCGAACTCCGGGCGGCCTACAGTGCGGTCGGCTGGTGATTGTTCAGCAGCCGCGCCTGTAGCCAGCAACAGGAGGACTAGAATGACGCGCATAAACCCGGTGGCCCGTGAGGGGAGGAAGACCGGAATCGGGCGCGCAGGCAATCCTGCGTTGGCGGGCCGGGCGGTTGGATGCAGGCGCGGTGGCTGAACCGGCGGTCGGCTGGTTCAGTTATGAGTCAAGACTTAGGGTCGGCCTGATTTGACGGACACCGACGGTATCAACCCCAAGCCCCAAGGCCTGACCCCGTCCGGTTGCCCTGCCCACTGTCCGTCAAATCAGGGCAACCCTAGCCTGACCCCGTCCGGTTGCCCTAACATGACGTCTTCAGTTCGGCCCCAGTTGATCAAAGACTGCTGCCGTGGCATCGCTTGAATTTTATGCCGCTACCGCAAGGGCATGGATCATTGCGCGGTATTTTGCCAAACCTTTCAATAATCCGCTTGCGCTCTAGCTCCGCCGAATGCGCAGCGATCTTGTTGTCGACCTTATCGGCTAGTTGCTGATCCAGAAAAACGGAAGGATGCCAATCATCTAGGAACGAATTGAGTAAGAAGCTCGCCGTTTTTGAGAGTAGGCTGCCTCCGAGCGAATCACTGATCTTCAAGGCGCTTGGCACAATCCAACGCACTGCTTTCTCTGAGAATCCCGCTTTGATTCTCGGTTCGAGAAGCTTCTTTTGCACAATATCTTTGTCGTAGTGAGAGCTCGCGATCCACTGTCGAAACATAATCCCATCAAGGCCGTCGCGGATCTCCAATACGTCTCGCATGGTTATAATCTTGGAGAGATACAGAGTTCCAAGATCTGGGATGCTCTTGCCGAGCAAGATATCCTGAAACACTTCAATCGAACTCAGTGTGCCTTGAGACGAAAGGGAGGGCGGAATCTTTGTTTTGAGAACGGAACGGCAACCGGCTTCGATATTAACTGCGGCCGCTTTTAATCGGCGCGTCAAAATGAGATGAGAGTTTACTTCGAGGACGCGTAGAACCTTGAAGACATCTTCGGGAAGAATAGAACTGGTGTTCAGTGACTTCAGTCCTAGGAGGCTACGCACGTTTCCGTTGTTCAGGTCATACTCAAATTCCGCGTGCACCAGTTTGCCAAGTTCTTCGAGATTTGAGACATCAATGGTGTGTCGCTCTAGTTCGGTTTGAATCAACTTCAGTCTGAAATGATCGGTGCCGAGAATTTGCGGCAACCTTTGTTCGAAACGGCCGGGCATCCTTTCGGTGGGAGGAACCTTATTGCGAGGAACGTCTGCCATCGTAGTGACCTCATATGCTTTAAAGTTCTTCCTAAGGGCGGGGGTGAAGCCGCCATCATCTGCGATCTCAAGCATTCCAGTTTCAAATAGGAGGAGACAATCATCTGCCCCGATAATCTTAAGAAGCTCCAAGAAGCTAAGTTGGGTTACGATTATCGAATCGTGTAATATAAGCGCAGACAACAGATCCCGAATCACGCGTTGTCGGTATTCGTATGCGTCCTCCGAGACATGGATGCCTTTCACTATCTCAACATCAGAGAGACTGTCTTGGGACCTCGCAGCGATTCGCTGATGAGGATGCAGGAAATTGGCTAGATATACTTTCTGCTTCATTGATTCGGCTTCTTCCTGAAAATCCAACTCAAAGAGTGCGGGATAATGGCATAGTGGAGCAATTGAAAGGCCGCGGTGACTTTCGTCGACCGCGGCCCGGAAGTTTAGGAAGTGTGGTTGGGATGCATTATCCGCCTTCGCATAATGCTACGGCGCGATGACGCTTTCGCGTCACTGGCAGGCTTCGCATTCCTCGCCGTTCTTCATGGCTTCGATCGAGCACACGCGCTTCTCCTCAGCGGTATAGGTCTTCTTCGGCGCGGGTGAGGAAGCGGTCGGTGCGGAGACCGACCCTCCAGGGGCGACGGTGGCCGAGGCACTGGCGACGGCGAAGGGGGCGGCGGTGGCGGTCGCGGCCCGTTCGACGTTGCTCAGGGCGGTCGCCGCGGCGGTGTCGCGGGCGGCGGTGTCGGCCTTGGATTCGCCGGCGATGCCGCGGACTTCCTTCTTCACCGTGACCGTGGCTTTCTCGATGTTCGAGGCGCCGAGGGTGCGGAGGTAGTAGGTCGTCTTGAGGCCGCCGTGCCAGGCGGAGCGATACATGTGCGAGAGGGTCTTCAGGTCGGGCGTCTTGAGCCAGAGGTTCACCGACTGCGCCTGATCAATCCACTTCTGGCGGCGGGCGGCGGCGTCGATCACCCACTTGAACTCGACGTCGAAGGCGGTGAGGTAGCGGGCCTTGAGGTCGGCGGGGATGGCCTCGATGTCCTTCAGCTCGCCGTCGAAATACTTGAGGGCGTCGATCATCTCCTGGTTCCAGAGGCCGCGGGCCTTGAGGTCCTTCACGAGGAAGGGATTCAGCACCACGAACTCGCCCGAGAGGTTCGATTTCACATACAGGTTCTTGTAGGTGGGCTCGATGCAGGGGGAGGTGTTGGTGATGTTGGAGATCGTGGCCGTGGGGGCGATGGCGAGAACGTTGGAGTTTCTCATGCCCTGCTTGGCGATCTTCTTGCGGAGGGGCTCCCAGTTCATGCGGCCGCCGCGGGGGACCTGGATGGGCAGGCCACGCTCCTGCTCGAGGAGGTCCACGGTGTCGGGGGGCAGGAGGCCGCGGTCCCACTTCGAGCCCTTGTAGGTCGAGTAGGTGCCGCGCTCGGCGGCGAGGTCGGAGGAGGCCTCGTAGGCGTAGAAGGCGATGGCCTCCATGAACTCGTCGTTGAACTCGACGGCCTCGGGCGAGGCGAAGGCGAGGCCCTTCAGGTAGAGGGCGTTGGCGAGGCCCATGACGCCCATGCCGATGGGGCGGTGGCGCAGGTTGGAGCGCTTGGCGGCCTCGGTGGGATAGTAATTGATGTCGATGACGTTATCGAGGGCGCGGATGGCGACACGGATGGTCTCGCGCAGCTTCTCGAGGTCGAGGTGGCCGTCGGGCTTGAGGTGGCTGTCGAGGATGACGGAGCCGAGGTTGCAGACGGCGGTCTCGTCGTTGGAGGTGTTGAGCGTGATCTCCGTGCAGAGGTTGGAGGAGTGGATGACGCCGACGTGGTCCTGCGGGGAGCGGACGTTGCAGGGATCCTTGAAGGTGATCCAGGGGTGGCCGGTCTCGAAGAGCATCGAGAGCATCTTCTTCCAGAGCTCGAGGGCCTCGATCTTGTGGCCCTGGATCTTGCCCTCCTCGGCGAGCTTCTCGTAGCGGAGGTAGGCCTCCTCGAACTTGCGGCCGTAGAGGTGGTGGAGGTCGGCGGTCTCGTTGGCGCGGAAGAGGGTCCAGTGGCCGCGCTGCTCCATGCGCTTCATGAACAGGTCGGGGATCCAGTTGGCCGTGTTCATGTCGTGGGTGCGGCGGCGGTCGTCACCCGTGTTGCGGCGGAGCTCGAGGAACTCGAAGATGTCGTTGTGCCAGGACTCGAGGTAGGCGCAGCCGGAGCCCTTGCGCTTGCCGCCCTGGTTGACGGCGACGAGCTGGTCGTTGTGGAGCTTGAGGAAGGGGATGACGCCCTGGGACTCGCCGTTGGTGCCGGCGATGTGCGCGCCGGTGCCGC
This DNA window, taken from Oleiharenicola lentus, encodes the following:
- a CDS encoding YecA family protein, whose amino-acid sequence is MLEIADDGGFTPALRKNFKAYEVTTMADVPRNKVPPTERMPGRFEQRLPQILGTDHFRLKLIQTELERHTIDVSNLEELGKLVHAEFEYDLNNGNVRSLLGLKSLNTSSILPEDVFKVLRVLEVNSHLILTRRLKAAAVNIEAGCRSVLKTKIPPSLSSQGTLSSIEVFQDILLGKSIPDLGTLYLSKIITMRDVLEIRDGLDGIMFRQWIASSHYDKDIVQKKLLEPRIKAGFSEKAVRWIVPSALKISDSLGGSLLSKTASFLLNSFLDDWHPSVFLDQQLADKVDNKIAAHSAELERKRIIERFGKIPRNDPCPCGSGIKFKRCHGSSL
- a CDS encoding ribonucleoside-diphosphate reductase subunit alpha yields the protein MSNQVTQDLALKKLTVTPQDQKPNYNWRDILRDEDVSVPEVQVLCPHGEERFDLSEVADTVGRSLANLLLAKGEKDIFSDKNQRFVAGVTREVASNLTKKALERGPLRVSLHDLYVLIEKTLVDNNAHDVAKSLLLKRASKLNASRDTHGVTVRLIRRNNQVVPWNEAKIEIAIRKAFLSLQKDPAPATAIARAISERARQVKQAFLHIEEVQDMVQEELMKSGHYKVAEDYILYRAHRAAARIASGNADETFAPAAPAQQNTMVVVTKPDGSTFFWNGEDLKKRIEFASIGLDLCLSSDEIETELRRALFDNIALGDLNNTIVLNAKTLIEKDADFAKFAGRIQLTYIYEEVLGWDIVRDGIGALKRFHQQAFAKYIEHGVNIKRLSPRLKEYDLPKIAAALDPSADLEFDFLGIQTLYDRYLIIDKTGKRSRRIETPQFFWMRVAMGLFLDEKKKSREDWAIRLYDLYKSRRFCSSTPTLFNAGTLHSQLSSCYLYYVDDTIEGIFQRGIADNAYLSKWAGGLGGSWTSVRGTGAHIAGTNGESQGVIPFLKLHNDQLVAVNQGGKRKGSGCAYLESWHNDIFEFLELRRNTGDDRRRTHDMNTANWIPDLFMKRMEQRGHWTLFRANETADLHHLYGRKFEEAYLRYEKLAEEGKIQGHKIEALELWKKMLSMLFETGHPWITFKDPCNVRSPQDHVGVIHSSNLCTEITLNTSNDETAVCNLGSVILDSHLKPDGHLDLEKLRETIRVAIRALDNVIDINYYPTEAAKRSNLRHRPIGMGVMGLANALYLKGLAFASPEAVEFNDEFMEAIAFYAYEASSDLAAERGTYSTYKGSKWDRGLLPPDTVDLLEQERGLPIQVPRGGRMNWEPLRKKIAKQGMRNSNVLAIAPTATISNITNTSPCIEPTYKNLYVKSNLSGEFVVLNPFLVKDLKARGLWNQEMIDALKYFDGELKDIEAIPADLKARYLTAFDVEFKWVIDAAARRQKWIDQAQSVNLWLKTPDLKTLSHMYRSAWHGGLKTTYYLRTLGASNIEKATVTVKKEVRGIAGESKADTAARDTAAATALSNVERAATATAAPFAVASASATVAPGGSVSAPTASSPAPKKTYTAEEKRVCSIEAMKNGEECEACQ